The region TTTATGCTAACGTTAGCAAAACGAGATGAGGATGACATGCTTCCGGCTGTTAATTTGAAACCTCCCTTCAACATCACGCGCTTCAGCCACGTCGTGCTCGAGGTCAACGATGTGGGACGCAGCCGGGATTTCTATGTCAATGTCGGCGGCCTCGTCGAAACGGAATTCGCTGATGGTGTCTCCTACCTCCGCGGACTGTCCGAGGCCTGCCACCACAGCCTCGTGCTCGCACCCGCCGGCGGCAAGCCGGCGTGCAGGCGGATCGGTTACAGGGTGTTCCTGGAGGAGGATCTCGACAAGGCCAAGATCTTCTTCGAGGAGAAGGGGCTTCCGGGGGAATGGGTCGAAGTTCGAAACCAGGGGCGGACCTTGCTTGTCAGCGATCCCTCGGGGGCTCGCGTCGAGCTTTGCTCCGGCATGAGCGTCCATCCCCGCAAGTTTCTCGAGGTGCACGAACATCGCGGCGCCCGAGCCCAGGGCCTCGACCATTGCCAGGTCATCGTCGCCGATCCGCTCGGTCTGAGCGCGTTCTACGGCGAACTCGGTTTCCGGACGTCGGAATATATCGCGGCGGGCGACGATCTCATTGCGAACTTCATGTATCGCAAAGGCGTCTGCCTCGACCTGGCTTTGGTGCCCGGCATCGGCCCGCGGCTGCACCATTTTGCCTACACGGTTGCGGATAGCAGCGACATCTTCGCCGTCTGCGACTTTGCCAGCCGTTACGGCTATGGAGACAGCGTCGAACGCGGGCCCGGCCGCCATGGCCCTTCGGGAGTCCTGTTCGTCTATCTGCGCGATCCGGACGGGCACCGGGTGGAGTTCTTCAACAATCACTACACCACGATAGACGCTGAATTGGAGCCCATTCGCTGGGACGCGGCATCCCTGAGCACCAATGTCCATTGGGGCATGCCGGCCACCTCGAAGTGGTTCTTCGAGGCCAGCGAGTTTACGGGAGTGCCGTTGGAGCGCCCGGAGAAGATGCCCAACCCGATGACGCTGGAACGCTATGCAGAAGGGCTCGCGAAGAGCTGAGACCTGCCGCCGGCGGGCAGGAGACCGACGCGCCGCGAGACCCGTGAGCGCGATGACATGCCGGAAGCACCTGGGAGGATGAGATGAGTGCGATTTCCATGAAACTGAACAGACGTGCATTTCTCGGCTCTGCCGCCGCCGCGGCAGCTTTCGGCGCGATGCCGAGGGTTTTTGCCCAGGAGGGGCCGATCCGCGTCGGCGGAACGCTGCCGTTGACGGGTCCGCTTGCGGGCGTCGGCGCAATCCATAAGCTCGCGGCAGAAGTATTCGTCGAACAGATCAACGCCAAGGGCGGTATTCTCGGGCGGAAGGTGGAGTTCGTCCTTCTCGACGACCAATCGCTTCCCGCCAATGCGCGAACCCTTTACGAGCGCCTGGTGACGGCCGATAAGGTCGATCTCCTGATGGGGCCTTATGGCACTTCCTCGATTATCGCGGCAATGGGCGTTGCCGCTCGGTTCAAGAAGATGCTTGTTCAGAGCAGCCTTGGCGACCCGAGCCTCGCGCCCTATCCGCTGCAGTTCCCCTCGCTTCCGATCGGGGCCGAGCCGCAGTTGACCGACACCGAGATCGTTCTCGATGCCTATGCGAGCCTGCCGGCTCCTCCCAAGACGATCGCCTTCGTCACCAGCAAATTCCCATCGGCCCTGACGATCGCCAAGGGCGGCCAGCAGGTCGCCGAGAAACGCGGCATCAAAAGCCTGCTGGACCTCGAATATGAATTCGGCACGAAGGACTTCGGCGCAATCGCGAACCGCATCAAGGCGGCTGATCCGGATCTGCTGTGGTCGGGTGCGATCGGCATGGAGGCCGTGCAGCTTCTCGATGCGATGAGCCGGATCGATTACCAGCCAAGGAACCAGTTCTATCTGTTCCCGGCGCCCGGCCCGACCGCGGCGCACCCGAAAGCGAATGGTCTGACCTCGCTGACCTGGTTCGAAGAGCACGAACCCTTTCTCAAGTATCATGGCGCCCAGGAGTTCGTCAGCGCCTATGACGGCAAGGCGAAAGCGGCAGGATTCCCCTATCCGCGCGCCGAATATCAGGCCGCCGTCGAATATGCTGCGTGGCAGATCCTTGCCGCGGCAGCTGAAGGGGCGGGGAAGCTGGATGATGCCGCGATGGCTGCGTGGCTGCGCGCAAATCCCGTCGAGACGGTCGTCGGGACAAGGACTTTCGACGGCAAGTTCAATGCCGGAAAGCCATCGACAAAGCTCAAGCAAGTTCAAGGAAAGGATTGGGTGACTGTCTGGCCTGCGGACTTCCGACCGGCCGGCAAGGAGTTCCTGGCCGCCCTCTGACAAAACCGCTCGGCACTGCCGCGCACCTGTCTGAAACTGAAAAAATGCGATCGGTCGGGCACGGTTCGACCGATGTCCCTATGGAGGAGTAAATGGTAAAAACGATGATCGCCGCCCGGCTGCATGCTCTTCATCAGCCGATGTCGTTGGATGAGATTCCGGTTCCTGCGCCTCGGCCCAACGACGTTCTGGTGCAGGTCAGGGCCTGCGGCATCGTGCCCAACATGGCCAACGTCATCAATAACTGGCCAACCTGGTTTCCCCACCAGCCGCTGCCGAAGTTTCCGGCAGTGTTCGGCCTGGATCCAGCCGGGGTCGTCGCCGAAGTGGGCGAGGCGGTCACCAATGTCAAAATTGGCGATCGCGTCTATGTCAGCCCTCTCAGATCCTGTGGCTCCTGCAAGGCGTGCCGGTCAGGCAACCGCAGCCAATGCCGCTACTACACCTTGAACGGCTACTTCAGCACCAGCCGCGATGGTCAAAGAATCTTCGATCTTTATCCCTATGGCGGTTTCAGCCAGTACATGACCGCTCCGGAATATTCACTCGTATGCCTGCCGGACAATCTCAGCTTCGAACAGGCCGGCCGCTTCGGCTACCTCGGCACATCCTACGGCGCCCTGAAGAATGCGCAGGCCGGACCCGGCCAGGTTTGCCTCATCGACGGGATTACCGGCACGCTGGGCGTCGCGGCCACCAAGCTCGCTCTCGCCATGGGCCTCTCCAAAATTCTGGGCACCGGCAGAAACAGGGAATTGATGGACCGCATCAAGGCCATCGCTCCCGACCGCATCGACACGATCATGCTCGGCGAGGGCTCGACGGGAGAATGGGCAAAGGCCCAAACCGGCGGCGAGGGCGTGGATTTCGTTATCAGCGCGCTGGGTGCGAGAGCCCCGGCCGCGACCGTGGTCGATTCCATGCGCGGCGTTCGTCGAGGCGGCCGTGTGGTTGTCGTTGGCGGCGTCGCGGAAGATGTTCCTGTTGATGTGAAGTGGCTGATGGACGAGCAGGTTCAGCTCATCGGCTCCAACTGGTTCAGCGCTGCCCAGGGGCAGGAAATGGCCGACATGGTCCGCACCGGTGCGCTCGACCTCTCCTATCTCGAGCACAAGGTCTATCCGCTCGAGCGGGTGAACGAAGCCATTTCCGGCATCGGCGAACGCGATGGCGGCTTCAGCAACTACGTGGTCGTTCCGCCGGTTCCCGCCGTCTGGCAATAACAATCACCGGCGCCGGCTGCGGCCGGCGCCTCCCTCACGCGAGAAGAGAGAACATGTCCAAGAAAGATATCGCGGTCCTGGTCGGGAGCCTTCGTCAGGCTTCGATCAACCTGAAATTCGCCCGCGCCATGCAGAAAGTGGCGCCTGACGGGCTGAACCTGGAAATCGTGCCGATCGGCGATCTTCCGCTCTATAACCAGGACCTGGAAACCGAGACGCCGCCGACGGAATGGACGTCCTTCCGCGAGCGCATCAAGGCTTGCGATGGGGCAATTTTCGTGACGCCGGAATATAATAGATCCGTGCCGGCGGCATTGAAGAATGCGATCGAAGTCGGCTCTCGGCCGTTCGGAAAAAGCGTGTGGGATCACAAGCCCGGCGCGGTGACCGGCGCTTCTCCCGGTCTCATCGGCGGCGCAGCGGCAGCGCTTCAGCTCCGGGTTATCCTGACCAATATCAACGTGCCGACCATGCCCCAGCCTGAGGTTTACCTCAGCACAGCCGACAAATTGGTGGGCGACCATGGGGTATTCCTCAACGAAGGAACCCAGAAGTTCATCGAGAGCTTCCTGGTTGCGTTCGAAAGCTGGGTCGCCCGGTTCTGAGCCGAAGCCGCTGCAAGATTTTATCAGCCGTCGCGAACAACAGCGCGACGGCTTTTTCATTTTCATTGAAGTGAAAAGCGTACTGCTCCGGAAAAGCCTGGGTTCCTTACGGAAACCAGACCTGCGCCACGTCAGCGAGCTTTTGCGGCGGCGACGCGATCAATGGGATAGCCGCCTTGCGGACCGCCTCGCGCTGACATTCGTCGGTTATGTATTCGACGGGCGATTTGCCATCGACCCGGGCGAGGAAGAGGGCGGGCAGCAGGCTCGCGGCCCGGGCTTCGAGAGCGTCCCGATCTTCCCAATCGACCTGATCCATATAGGCTGCCGTCAAGGCCGCGAATGACGATGCGAGCTCGGATGCCGCCTTTGCGGCAACGATCTTCTTCAGCAGCAGATGGTTCAGGCAGAAGGCCAGGTCGAAAGCCGGATCGCCGAACCAGGCGCATTCGGCATCCAGGAACACGGGGCCGTTCCTGCCCAACAGGATGTTCTTCGGGCTGACGTCGCCATGGACCAGCGCCAACTTTGTTTCGGCCGTGCGCTGAACCAGCTCGGCCAGGCGATCGCTGACGAAGGGATGTTTGGCGGCGGTCGCCACCAGGTAGGGCTCAAGCCGGAGAGCATAGAAGTTGGGTCCGGAGTCAAATCTTTCCGGCAAGCCCGATGTGCGGGCGCTGACGGAATGGATCTGTCCGATCCGCCGGCCAGTGACCTCTGCCGCCTTTCGGTCGACGTGCCCGTGAAGAAGGCTGGTCTTCCACAGCGGGTACTCGTCGCTCGGCAGAAATTCCATTGCGAAAATGCCAGATGGCGCGTCATGCGCGAGAGGTTTCGGAACGGCGGAAGGGAAATGCTCCGCCACGAAGGAGATCCAGTTCCATTCGTATAGATTTCTCGACACCGGCGCCTGCCAATCGGCGGATACTTTAAGCTTGGCAAGTGCGCGTTTCACGCAGATAAGCCGGCCGGGAAGCTCCACGCGGTAGATATCTGAAGAAACGCCACCCGTCAGGGGCTTATAGATCGCCTCCTCGGAAGCGCTCATCAGGCCGCTCTTCAGCAGGAAATCGTCGAAAATCGTGGTCTCGGCTACAGGCATGAATTCAGTGTCCTTGCGGCATTAGCGGCGGGGGCTGTTGCGGGCTTGTTCAGGCATCTCTCCGGAGAGAACCCTGACGACCTCCTCCGCGGCCCGGCGGCGCAGCTCGATCAGCGAAGCATCCGAGGAGAAGGCGACATGCGGCGTGATCATCGCGCCCGGGTGAGCAATCAGCTCCGGGGGAACGCGTGGTTCATCCTCGAGCACATCGAGGCCGACCCCGCTCAGAATGCCGGAGGCCAGGCCCTCGATCACGGCGGCGGTATCCACGACGCCGCCCCGGCTGACGTTGACCAGCAGGCTTCCCCGCCGCATCTTCGAGATGGCGTCCCTGTTGATCAGATGGCGCGTTGCAGGTGAAAGCGGCGCATGGACAATGACGATATCGCTTTTGCCCAGAAGCGTATCGAAGCCGGCAAGCTCCACATTGGCAGGCACGTTCGAGGCATGGGGATCGTGTGCCGTCACGCGGCATCCGAGCGCCTGCATTTTTGCGGCCGTCGCGCGGCCGATGCGACCGAAGCCGACGATGCCGCAGGTCAGCTCCGAAAGCCGACGGAGATTTGCCGAAGCCGGGTCCCAGCGGCCATCGCGCACCTCGCGATCGAAGTGGACCAGGCCGCGGGCCCAGGCAATCGCAAAACCGACGGCGTGGTCTGATACTTCCGTGACGCAATAGTCGGGAACGTTCGTGACCCAGATCCCCCGCTCCGTGGCCGCATCGACGGCAATATTGTCCAGCCCGACTCCGAGACGCGCGACGATCTTGAGATTGGGAGATGCAGCGATCGCCGTCTCGCTGACCTGAGCCCAGCAGGTCAGGATGGCGTCCGGCTTATGCTCTGCGGCCAAAGCGTCGATCTCGGCAGAAGGCGACGGCTCGGCGGGGCCGCTGACGAGGGTGAAACCGGCCCGCTCGATCACCTCGCGCTCCACCTTGTCATCCGGCCAGGCGTAGTCCGTCAACAGTACGGTTCGTGTCATGATTTCCTCCCAGTTTGTGCAAACGTTAGCGCAATATTTTCGCCGTGGTCAAGAAAAATAGGCTTAGGCCATCCGCATTGACGGCTTGCTAGCCGCTGTTTCGCAGCCCGGCGGCAATTCCATTGATGGTCAGGTGCAGCGCCTCCTCCGTATCCTGGTCCCGTTCTCCGGCGCGGCGGCGGCGAAGAAGGTCGATCTGCATGTGGTTCAGCGGATCGAGGCATGGAAAGCGATGATGGATCGACTGCTTCAACGCCGGATTATTCTCCAGGAACGAGGCCTGATCCGTTATGCCGAACAATGCGGCCGTCGTCGCTTCCCATTCGTCTTTTATGCGTGCGAAGATTTTCTCGTGGGCGGATGCGTCAGGGGCGAGGTCGACATACCGCGCCGCGATCGCCATGTTGGTTTTGGCCAGCACCATCTCCATGTTGGCGATCAAAGTCTGGAAGAAAGGCCAGTCCCGATGCATCCTTTGAAGAGTTTGCAATCCGTCGGGGTGCCTGGCCAGCCACTGTCCGACGGCCGAGCCAAATCCAAACCAACCGGGCAGCATGATGCGGCTTTGCGACCAGCCGAACACCCATGGTATCGCGCGAAGATCTTCGATGCGGCGGGACGAGCTGCGTGAGGCTGGGCGGCTGCCAATGTTCAGCTTAGCGATTTCGCCAATGATTGTGGCTTCCCAGAAAAAGCCCTCAAATCCTTCGGTCTCGTAAACCAAGGAGCGATAGGCGCCAAAAGCGATCTCAGACAGCTCCTCCGTGGCGCCGAGATATTCGGGATCCGGTTCTTGCGCGTCGGAAGGCAGCAAAGACGCCTCCAGCGTCGCGGCGATCAGCAGTTCCAGATTTCGGCGGCCGAGTGCCGGATTGGAATATTTCGCTGCAATGACTTCACCTTGTTCCGTCAGACGGATCGATCCGGCAACCGCGCCGGGCGGCAGGGCGGTGATGGCCTCGTAGCTCGGACCGCCGCCGCGGCCCACGGAGCCCCCGCGGCCGTGAAACAGGCTGAGGCGAATGCCCTCACGCTCGAAAAGCCGAATGAAGGCCATCTCTGCCTTATAAAGTTCCCATCCCGACGTCAGATAACCGCCGTCCTTGTTGCTGTCGGAATAGCCGAGCATGATTTCCTGTTTGCCGCCGAGTGCCGCCAGGTAAGTCCGATAGGCTTCTATGGTCAAAACTGTCTGCATCACGTCATGCGAGTTTCGAAGATCCGAGATCGTCTCGAAAAGCGGGATGATATTGACCGAGGCCGCTTCAGGCTCATCGGGCCGGAACAGTCCAGCCTCCCGGAACAGGATCATGACCTCCAGCAGGTCGGAGGGGCTTGCCGCCTTCGAGATGATGTAATTCGGGATGCAGGCGCGGCCATAATGCTTATGGGCCTCGGCGGCTTCACGCAGGACGGAAAGCTCCGACATCGTTTCGGCCGAATAGGTCTTGAGCGGTGTAACCAGCAGCTGGGAAGAGCGGAGTTCCTCAGTGAGCAAGCGGATCCTGTCGCTCTCGACGAGCGCTTCATAGCCTGTGCCGGGGCGCACGCTCTCGAAAAGCTCATGAATAACCCGCTGATGAACCTCGGAATTCTGTCGCAAATCGAGGCTGACGAGATGAAAGCCGAAGACGTCTACGGCGCGTTGGAGGTTGCGCAATTTTCCAGCGGCGATCTTTTCTGCGCCATTGGCCATCAGAGACTCACTGATCGTCGCCAGGTCTTCGGCGAATTCCGCGGGGCGCCGGTAGCGGGGGGCGGCCGCAACAGGTTCGCGAACGAGTTCGGTGCTGCCGAATTTACGGGCCGTGGCCGCCAGGCGAGCATAGATACCCGAGATCGCCAGGCGATACGGCTCGTGCCGGCGCTGCTCCGATCTATCGGGAGAGACGGTCGCGAGGCGCTGAAGGTCCCGCGAGACCTTCACATACCGGTCATCCAAGGAAAGTTCGGCGCCAAGGCTGTGCAGTTCGCCGAGATAGAACGAGAAAACTCGCTCACTCTGCAGCCGGAGCGCCTCCCTCAAGGTCGCGCCGTTGACATAGGGATTGCCATCGCGGTCGCCGCCGATCCACGAACCCATGCGCAGGAATGGCGGCAGCGCGTCTTGCCCGAAGCTCCAGGGCGAGGCTCGAAGCTGATTTTCGAGGGCCCTATAAATTTCCGGGATGACGCGGAAAATGGTGCTGTCGTAATAGGATAAGCCATTGAGGATTTCGTCCACGACCTGCAGCCGCCGCCCTCGAAGGCTGTTCGTTTGCCAAAGCGTCGTCGTCGCTCGTTCCAGATCCTCCCGATATCGATCCGCCTCCTGCGCCGTCAGGCCGGCCTGATCGAGCCGGCTCAAGCATCGGGCAAGCTCCTGCTCTATGTCGATAACGCTCTTTCGCCGGACCTCGGTCGGATGCGCCGTGAAAACGGGCGAGACGACCGCTTCCGACAGCAGCTTGCGGATATCCTCCGCCTCTACGCCGGCGGCAGCGAGAACCGAAAGCGATCTGGCAATCGTTCCCGGCACGGCAGGTTCGCCATCGGCGATGCCGAAGCGCTGCATTCTGGCCTGGTGAGCGTCTTCAGCGATGTTCACGAGCTGGGAAAACTGGCTGAATGCGCGGATCACGCGCTTCAGGGTCCGGGGAGGCATGTCTGCGCAGAAGGGGGCGAGCTTTTCGTTCAGGCGCGGACTGGTTTTTCTGTGGCCGGTCACCGAAAGAGTGCGGACCTGTTCGACGATCTCGCGGACCTCCCTGCCGTCGCTTGCTTCAATGGCTTCGCACAAAAGGCGCCTGAGCAGCCGAACATCCTTGACCAGGGCTCTGGCCGTGAGGCGCCTTCCCGGCATGCCTGTTTTTCTCAACTGAAGATCCACACGTGCATTCCTTATGCTAACGTTAGCATAAAACTGGCAGGATTTGGCTGAAGAGTCAAGAATGCTTGCAATCGAGCAGGAGCGAATGGTCGAATAGGCCCGGATTAGCCGGCAGTGCCTTGCTGGTAACGCGCGACCTCTTCCAAGAGCCATGCGCGGAACGCCACGACAGGACGGAAGTCCTTCCTGCTGAGTGGTGCGACCGCATAATAGGCGCTGGGGCTTTTGACCTGATGCGGAAAGGCTTGAACGAGCTGGCCATTCGCAAGCTCGGAGTCGATGAGGAAAAGCGGCATCAAAGCGAGCCCCAGCCCGGCGATGCAGGCCTGGGCCACGTTGCTGAACTGTTCGAACCGCATCGCCTGCGACGGGGCGCCGCTGACCTGCAGGCTCTCGAAAAAATGGCTCCAGGCCCCCGGCCGCGATGCCATCTGCAGCAGCGGAAGGCGAAGCAGATCTTCAGCTTTCAAGACGGGATGCGAGTTCAGAAAAGACGGGGAGGCGACCGGCGCCACCATCTCCTCCATGAGAAATGTGCTTTCCGCACCCGGCCAGTCGGGCTGGCCGATATGGATCGCCATATCGATGTCGTCGCGGTCGAAATCGAACAGCCCTATGCGCGTCGCGAAGTTCAGTGTGATCTCCGGATGTCTGGCGACAAATTCGGGAATGCGCGGCATCAGCCAGCGGGTGCCGAACGTTGGCAAGATGGCAAGATTGAGCTGATCGTTATGCTGTTTGGTCATGGCGTGCAGCGAAGCGGAGCGGATTTCCGCCAGAGCGCTGGCAATAGCCCGCGCATAATCGGTGCCGGCCTCTGTGAGAATGACGCCGCGGCTGGTGCGCTCGAACAGCAAAACGCCCAGCTGTTCTTCCAGCGCGGCAATCTGCCGGCTGATGGCTCCTTGCGTCAGGGAAAGCTCCTCGGCCGCCGCGGAGAAGGTGCTCAGCCGCGCGACGGAATCGAAAGCCGCGAGAGCGGAGGTCGAGGGAAGCAGTCGTCGCGAAAGGTTTGCCATAAGCTATTACTATAGCTCATAGGCTGATGAGTAAACCTCGCTTTCGCAATGTCGGAGAAACGGCTTTCATTCCCTCCAATCGAGTTGCTGAAAACCTCAATGGGAGGATGACGATCTTGGCCTTTTCATGGAATGACCCCTTTCTGCTCGATGACCAGCTGACCGAAGATGAGCGGATGATCCGCGAGTCCGCCGCGGCTTTCGCGGAATCCGAACTCCTGCCGCGCGTTGAGGACGCCTACCTCGAGGAAACGACCGACCCGGAACTGTTCAGATTGATGGGGCAGACCGGCCTTCTCGGTGTGACGCTGCCGGAGGAGTACGGGGCCGCGAACGCATCCTACGTCGCTTATGGACTGATCGCTCGCGAGGTCGAGCGCATCGACTCCGGATTTCGCTCGATGATGAGCGTGCAATCCTCGCTGGTCATTTACCCGATCTTCGCCTACGGCTCCGACGAGCAGAAGAAGAAATATCTGCCGGGCCTCGTGTCGGGTGAACTGATCGGCTGTTTCGGCCTGACCGAGCCCGACGCCGGCTCCGATCCTGGTGGGATGAAGACCCGCGCCGAAAAAATTGAAGGCGGCTACCGATTGCGCGGCTCGAAGATGTGGATCTCGAACTCGCCGATTGCCGATGTCTTCGTCGTCTGGGCAAAGTCCGAGGCCCACAACAACGAAATACGCGGATTCGTTCTCGAAAAGGGCATGAAGGGACTTTCGGCTCCGAAGATCGGCGGCAAGCTTTCGCTGCGTGCCTCGATCACAGGCGAAATCGTGATGGACAGTGTCGAGGTTACCGAGGACGCGCTTCTGCCCGGCGTTTCCGGCCTCAAGGGGCCGTTCGGCTGTCTCAACCGCGCCCGTTACGGCATTTCCTGGGGCGTCATGGGAGCGGCCGAGGACTGCTGGTTCCGCGCCCGTCAATATGGTCTCGACCGCAAGCAGTTCGGCAAGCCGCTGGCGGGGATGCAGCTTTATCAAAAGAAGCTCGCCGATATGATGACCGAGATCACGCTCGGACTGCAGGGCTCGCTTCGCGTCGGCCGTCTGATGGATGAGCACAAGATGGCTCCGGAAATGGTCTCGCTCGTCAAGCGCAACAACTGCGGCAAGGCGCTTGATATAGCGCGGCAGGCCCGGGACATGCATGGCGGCAACGGCATTCAGATCGAATACCATGTCATGCGCCACGCGCAGAACCTGGAAACGGTCAACACATATGAGGGCACCCACGACGTCCACGCCCTGATCCTCGGGCGCGC is a window of Rhizobium sp. CIAT894 DNA encoding:
- a CDS encoding NAD(P)H-dependent oxidoreductase, encoding MSKKDIAVLVGSLRQASINLKFARAMQKVAPDGLNLEIVPIGDLPLYNQDLETETPPTEWTSFRERIKACDGAIFVTPEYNRSVPAALKNAIEVGSRPFGKSVWDHKPGAVTGASPGLIGGAAAALQLRVILTNINVPTMPQPEVYLSTADKLVGDHGVFLNEGTQKFIESFLVAFESWVARF
- a CDS encoding VOC family protein, translated to MLPAVNLKPPFNITRFSHVVLEVNDVGRSRDFYVNVGGLVETEFADGVSYLRGLSEACHHSLVLAPAGGKPACRRIGYRVFLEEDLDKAKIFFEEKGLPGEWVEVRNQGRTLLVSDPSGARVELCSGMSVHPRKFLEVHEHRGARAQGLDHCQVIVADPLGLSAFYGELGFRTSEYIAAGDDLIANFMYRKGVCLDLALVPGIGPRLHHFAYTVADSSDIFAVCDFASRYGYGDSVERGPGRHGPSGVLFVYLRDPDGHRVEFFNNHYTTIDAELEPIRWDAASLSTNVHWGMPATSKWFFEASEFTGVPLERPEKMPNPMTLERYAEGLAKS
- a CDS encoding C-terminal binding protein, which translates into the protein MTRTVLLTDYAWPDDKVEREVIERAGFTLVSGPAEPSPSAEIDALAAEHKPDAILTCWAQVSETAIAASPNLKIVARLGVGLDNIAVDAATERGIWVTNVPDYCVTEVSDHAVGFAIAWARGLVHFDREVRDGRWDPASANLRRLSELTCGIVGFGRIGRATAAKMQALGCRVTAHDPHASNVPANVELAGFDTLLGKSDIVIVHAPLSPATRHLINRDAISKMRRGSLLVNVSRGGVVDTAAVIEGLASGILSGVGLDVLEDEPRVPPELIAHPGAMITPHVAFSSDASLIELRRRAAEEVVRVLSGEMPEQARNSPRR
- a CDS encoding LysR family transcriptional regulator, translating into MANLSRRLLPSTSALAAFDSVARLSTFSAAAEELSLTQGAISRQIAALEEQLGVLLFERTSRGVILTEAGTDYARAIASALAEIRSASLHAMTKQHNDQLNLAILPTFGTRWLMPRIPEFVARHPEITLNFATRIGLFDFDRDDIDMAIHIGQPDWPGAESTFLMEEMVAPVASPSFLNSHPVLKAEDLLRLPLLQMASRPGAWSHFFESLQVSGAPSQAMRFEQFSNVAQACIAGLGLALMPLFLIDSELANGQLVQAFPHQVKSPSAYYAVAPLSRKDFRPVVAFRAWLLEEVARYQQGTAG
- a CDS encoding aminoglycoside phosphotransferase family protein, translating into MPVAETTIFDDFLLKSGLMSASEEAIYKPLTGGVSSDIYRVELPGRLICVKRALAKLKVSADWQAPVSRNLYEWNWISFVAEHFPSAVPKPLAHDAPSGIFAMEFLPSDEYPLWKTSLLHGHVDRKAAEVTGRRIGQIHSVSARTSGLPERFDSGPNFYALRLEPYLVATAAKHPFVSDRLAELVQRTAETKLALVHGDVSPKNILLGRNGPVFLDAECAWFGDPAFDLAFCLNHLLLKKIVAAKAASELASSFAALTAAYMDQVDWEDRDALEARAASLLPALFLARVDGKSPVEYITDECQREAVRKAAIPLIASPPQKLADVAQVWFP
- a CDS encoding amino acid ABC transporter substrate-binding protein, whose translation is MSAISMKLNRRAFLGSAAAAAAFGAMPRVFAQEGPIRVGGTLPLTGPLAGVGAIHKLAAEVFVEQINAKGGILGRKVEFVLLDDQSLPANARTLYERLVTADKVDLLMGPYGTSSIIAAMGVAARFKKMLVQSSLGDPSLAPYPLQFPSLPIGAEPQLTDTEIVLDAYASLPAPPKTIAFVTSKFPSALTIAKGGQQVAEKRGIKSLLDLEYEFGTKDFGAIANRIKAADPDLLWSGAIGMEAVQLLDAMSRIDYQPRNQFYLFPAPGPTAAHPKANGLTSLTWFEEHEPFLKYHGAQEFVSAYDGKAKAAGFPYPRAEYQAAVEYAAWQILAAAAEGAGKLDDAAMAAWLRANPVETVVGTRTFDGKFNAGKPSTKLKQVQGKDWVTVWPADFRPAGKEFLAAL
- a CDS encoding acyl-CoA dehydrogenase produces the protein MTILAFSWNDPFLLDDQLTEDERMIRESAAAFAESELLPRVEDAYLEETTDPELFRLMGQTGLLGVTLPEEYGAANASYVAYGLIAREVERIDSGFRSMMSVQSSLVIYPIFAYGSDEQKKKYLPGLVSGELIGCFGLTEPDAGSDPGGMKTRAEKIEGGYRLRGSKMWISNSPIADVFVVWAKSEAHNNEIRGFVLEKGMKGLSAPKIGGKLSLRASITGEIVMDSVEVTEDALLPGVSGLKGPFGCLNRARYGISWGVMGAAEDCWFRARQYGLDRKQFGKPLAGMQLYQKKLADMMTEITLGLQGSLRVGRLMDEHKMAPEMVSLVKRNNCGKALDIARQARDMHGGNGIQIEYHVMRHAQNLETVNTYEGTHDVHALILGRAQTGLQAFF
- the ppc gene encoding phosphoenolpyruvate carboxylase — encoded protein: MPGRRLTARALVKDVRLLRRLLCEAIEASDGREVREIVEQVRTLSVTGHRKTSPRLNEKLAPFCADMPPRTLKRVIRAFSQFSQLVNIAEDAHQARMQRFGIADGEPAVPGTIARSLSVLAAAGVEAEDIRKLLSEAVVSPVFTAHPTEVRRKSVIDIEQELARCLSRLDQAGLTAQEADRYREDLERATTTLWQTNSLRGRRLQVVDEILNGLSYYDSTIFRVIPEIYRALENQLRASPWSFGQDALPPFLRMGSWIGGDRDGNPYVNGATLREALRLQSERVFSFYLGELHSLGAELSLDDRYVKVSRDLQRLATVSPDRSEQRRHEPYRLAISGIYARLAATARKFGSTELVREPVAAAPRYRRPAEFAEDLATISESLMANGAEKIAAGKLRNLQRAVDVFGFHLVSLDLRQNSEVHQRVIHELFESVRPGTGYEALVESDRIRLLTEELRSSQLLVTPLKTYSAETMSELSVLREAAEAHKHYGRACIPNYIISKAASPSDLLEVMILFREAGLFRPDEPEAASVNIIPLFETISDLRNSHDVMQTVLTIEAYRTYLAALGGKQEIMLGYSDSNKDGGYLTSGWELYKAEMAFIRLFEREGIRLSLFHGRGGSVGRGGGPSYEAITALPPGAVAGSIRLTEQGEVIAAKYSNPALGRRNLELLIAATLEASLLPSDAQEPDPEYLGATEELSEIAFGAYRSLVYETEGFEGFFWEATIIGEIAKLNIGSRPASRSSSRRIEDLRAIPWVFGWSQSRIMLPGWFGFGSAVGQWLARHPDGLQTLQRMHRDWPFFQTLIANMEMVLAKTNMAIAARYVDLAPDASAHEKIFARIKDEWEATTAALFGITDQASFLENNPALKQSIHHRFPCLDPLNHMQIDLLRRRRAGERDQDTEEALHLTINGIAAGLRNSG
- a CDS encoding alcohol dehydrogenase catalytic domain-containing protein, with the protein product MIAARLHALHQPMSLDEIPVPAPRPNDVLVQVRACGIVPNMANVINNWPTWFPHQPLPKFPAVFGLDPAGVVAEVGEAVTNVKIGDRVYVSPLRSCGSCKACRSGNRSQCRYYTLNGYFSTSRDGQRIFDLYPYGGFSQYMTAPEYSLVCLPDNLSFEQAGRFGYLGTSYGALKNAQAGPGQVCLIDGITGTLGVAATKLALAMGLSKILGTGRNRELMDRIKAIAPDRIDTIMLGEGSTGEWAKAQTGGEGVDFVISALGARAPAATVVDSMRGVRRGGRVVVVGGVAEDVPVDVKWLMDEQVQLIGSNWFSAAQGQEMADMVRTGALDLSYLEHKVYPLERVNEAISGIGERDGGFSNYVVVPPVPAVWQ